The Cupriavidus sp. EM10 genome includes a region encoding these proteins:
- a CDS encoding tripartite tricarboxylate transporter substrate binding protein produces MLRIMLAGAVLALAHGAALADTYPSRPVRLLVGYAPGGPVDTAARIYADYMGRVLKQPVIVDNRAGASGAIAAGMTTSAKPDGYTLYFVASPTMTMTPLIQKSVSFKPAQDFSYVGLITDYTNVLLINKDFPARNVDELVSYARKHPGDVSFGSAGIGASNHLSAELLAQMTGVKMLHVPYKGNAPAMADVISGKVTFMFDITGTAIGHINGGKVRALAVTSKTRNAALPNVPTLVESGLKQYDLTGWYGLVGPLGLPADVTDRLVKAQQAVGQDPAFRARMTEGGYDLHITGPAPLQERIKKELALWGNVVKTANIEVE; encoded by the coding sequence ATGCTGCGAATCATGCTTGCCGGCGCAGTGCTGGCGCTGGCCCACGGAGCGGCCCTGGCCGACACCTATCCCTCGCGCCCGGTGCGGCTGCTGGTGGGCTACGCGCCGGGCGGGCCGGTGGACACCGCCGCGCGCATCTACGCGGACTACATGGGCCGCGTGCTCAAGCAGCCGGTCATCGTCGACAACCGCGCCGGTGCCAGCGGCGCCATCGCGGCCGGCATGACCACCAGCGCCAAGCCTGACGGCTACACGCTCTACTTCGTGGCCAGCCCCACCATGACGATGACGCCGCTGATCCAGAAATCGGTCAGCTTCAAGCCGGCGCAGGACTTCAGCTACGTGGGGCTGATCACCGACTACACCAACGTCCTGCTGATCAACAAGGACTTCCCGGCCAGGAACGTCGACGAACTGGTGTCGTATGCGCGCAAGCACCCGGGCGACGTGAGCTTTGGCTCGGCTGGTATCGGGGCGTCGAACCACCTGTCCGCCGAACTGCTGGCGCAGATGACCGGCGTGAAGATGCTGCACGTGCCCTACAAGGGCAACGCCCCGGCCATGGCCGATGTCATCAGTGGCAAGGTCACGTTCATGTTCGATATCACCGGCACGGCCATCGGCCATATCAATGGCGGCAAGGTGCGCGCGCTGGCCGTCACGTCGAAGACCCGCAATGCCGCGCTGCCGAACGTGCCGACGCTGGTGGAATCGGGGCTCAAGCAATATGACCTGACCGGCTGGTATGGCCTGGTGGGGCCGCTTGGCCTGCCCGCCGACGTCACCGACCGGCTGGTCAAGGCGCAGCAGGCCGTGGGCCAGGACCCGGCCTTCCGCGCCCGCATGACCGAAGGCGGCTACGACCTGCACATCACCGGCCCGGCGCCGCTGCAGGAGCGGATCAAGAAGGAACTGGCGCTCTGGGGCAACGTGGTCAAGACGGCCAATATCGAGGTCGAATAA
- a CDS encoding twin-arginine translocation signal domain-containing protein has product MTKETDMQHSRRHWLGQAAALGGAAALATVVSNDTPK; this is encoded by the coding sequence ATGACCAAGGAGACAGACATGCAGCACAGCAGGAGACACTGGCTTGGCCAGGCCGCGGCACTGGGCGGCGCGGCGGCGCTGGCCACGGTGGTCAGCAACGACACCCCGAAATAG